AATAGAATTATAGAAATTACTCCTAATGGAATAGTAGATAAAATGATGACTTATGATGAATATCTTGAAGATGAAGCTATTCAACAAAGATTAGAAGAGTTATACAACGAAGCAAAATAATTTTTTGATATTTATTGAGTTTATCTGTCATTAAAAAGCCTGTTAGATACTTTTATTTGATAGGCTTTTTATATTAAAAAATATTATAAGTATCTTTTTACCATAAAAAAATTGTTTTTTACTATTGCAAAAAATTTAAAATTTTATATAATATACACGTAAAACAATCTTATATACTGGGTAAGGATTTTATCAATTTCTACAGTCAGGACTAAAAAATATTTTTAGGAGGGAGAAATGATAAACATTCAAACTATTCATGCAGCAAAAAATGGTGATGAAGATGCTATGCAACAAATTTTTAGAGAATTTAAACAATTGATTCTACTAAAAACAAAAAATTATTTTTTCTATGGTGCTGATAAGGAGGATGTATTACAAGAGGCAAGAATAGGCCTTTTAAAAGCTATTAATGCCTATGATGAATCAAAAAAAGCTTCTTTTTCTACTTTTGCTATTTTATGTATTAAACGTCAAATTATAACTGCCATAAAAAATTCAAATTCAGGTAAAAATAGGATTCTAAATCTGGCAATGTCTAATACAAATGAAAGTGATGAAGATCTTGATGTAACATATGAAAATCGTTCTTTTGCTTTTTATAATCCAGAAGAGATTTATTT
The nucleotide sequence above comes from uncultured Fusobacterium sp.. Encoded proteins:
- a CDS encoding sigma-70 family RNA polymerase sigma factor; translation: MINIQTIHAAKNGDEDAMQQIFREFKQLILLKTKNYFFYGADKEDVLQEARIGLLKAINAYDESKKASFSTFAILCIKRQIITAIKNSNSGKNRILNLAMSNTNESDEDLDVTYENRSFAFYNPEEIYLGKEKMRYLNEYLKTHLSKMENEIFEYMLAEMTYTEIAEKTGRELKSVDNTIQRIKKKLKTFINEYDKD